In Rhizobium sp. 11515TR, the DNA window TGGGAAGACATCCGGCCGAAGGCTGCCGTCGCCGCCAATGTCGGTTCCGGCCCCGACATGGTGATGTGCTGGTTCGACGATGCTCATCAATATCCTGACAAACTCGTCGACCTGACGGAGCTCGCCACCTATCTCGGCAACAAATACGGCGGCTGGTATGACGGTGTGCGCGGTTATGCAACCCGCGGCGACAAGTTCATCGCCATGCCTCTGACGGCGATCGGCAATGCCGTCGTTTATCGTGACAGCCATGTAAAGGCCGCCGGTTTCGGCGAATTCCCCAAGGACACCGCGGGATTCCTTGAGCTTTGCAAGGCCATGAAGGCCAAGGGTACGCCTGCCGGCTTCCCGCATGGCAAGGCTGTCGGTGACGGCAACAATTACGCCCATTGGCTGCTTTGGAGCCATGGCGGCAAGATGGTGGATGAAAGCGGCAAGGTGACCATCAACAGCCCTGAAACGCTGGCGGCCATCCACTATGCGCAAGCCCTTTATGCGACCTTCATCCCCGGCACGGAAAGCTGGCAGGACATCAACAACAACCGGGCCTTCCTTGCCGGGCAGGTATCGCTGATCGCAAACGGCGTTTCCGTCTACTATGCCGCTAAAAAAGACCCTAAGCTTGCTGAAATCGCGGCCGATATCAGAACCACAAACTTCCCGATCGGCCCGGTCGGCAAGAGTGTCGAACTGCACCAGACGAGCTCGCTGCTTCTCTTCAGCCATACCAAATATCCGGAAGCAGCCAAGGCCTATATCAAGTTCATGATGGAAGGCGACCAGATGAACGCCTGGATCCAAGGATCGAGCGCCTATTGCTGCCAACCCTTGAAGGCCTTTGCCAACAATCCTGTCTGGACCGCCGATCCGGTCCATGCACCCTATGCACGCGCCTCGGAAACCCTGCGCCCGAACGGCTATGCCGGTCCGCTGGGCTATGCTTCGGCAGGTGTGATGGCCGATTACGTGCTCGTCGACATGTTCGCCGCCGCCGTGACCGGCCAGATGACGCCGGAGGATGCGATGAAAGAGGCTGAGCGCCGCGCAAACCGTTACTACAAGGTTTGATCCCCGCGAAGATCTGCAGCATGCCGGCGCCGGCATGCTGCGACTGTCCATCAGGAGATAATGCCATGTCGACCGTGACATCCGGCGATACGACGCGCAGTCCGATCCGATCGCTCATGCAGAACAATAATATGCTCGGCTTCCTCTTCATGTTGCCGGCGGCCATCTTTCTGGTTTGTTTTCTCACCTATCCCCTGGGACTGGGGGTCTGGCTCGGCTTCACGGACACGCGGATCGGGCGTGCCGGCAGTTTCATCGGATTGGAGAATTATCAATTTCTGGCCGATGATTCCGTATTCTGGCTGTCGGTCTTCAATACGTTGCTCTACACCTTTATTGCCTCGACCCTGAAATTCGTTCTCGGCCTTTGGTTGGCGTTGCTTCTCAATCAGCACCTGCCATTCAAATCCTTCTTCCGGGCGATCGTGCTTCTGCCCTGGGTGGTGCCGACGGTGCTTTCGGGATTGGCATTCTGGTGGATCTACGACTCACAGTTTTCCATTATCTCGTGGTCCCTAATGAAGATTGGCCTGATCCATGGCCCGATCAATTTCCTCGGCGATCCGACCAATGCGCGGATTTCGGTCATCATCGCCAATGTCTGGCGCGGCATTCCCTTCGTCGCGATCTCGCTGCTTGCCGGCCTGCAGACGATTCCCGCCTCCCTGCAGGAGGCTGCATCCCTTGATGGTGCTACGAGTTGGCAACGTTTCCGTTATGTAACGCTGCCGATGTTGACCCCGATCATTGCCGTCGTGATGACGTTTTCCGTGCTGTTCACATTCACGGATTTCCAATTGATCTACGTGCTGACCAAAGGCGGGCCGGTCAACGCGACGCATCTGATGGCGACACTTTCCTTTCAGCGCGGCATCCCCGGAGGGCAGCTCGGCGAGGGCGCGGCAATCGCGGTGGCCATGATCCCGTTCCTGCTCGGTGCCATCATGTTCAGCTTTTTCGGTCTGCAGCGCCGCAAATGGCAGCAGGGCGGACAAGACTGAGATCGGGAGAACGCCATGATCATCAAAACCGAGACGGCCAATCCCGTTCTGACCGATGACATTCAAGGCATGGGCTATCTGAACCGCTTGCCTCGCCGTATCGTCATGCTCTACCTGCCGATGGCGGTCTTTGTCTTCGTGCTTCTGTTTCCCTTCTACTGGATGGCCATAACGGCCATCAAGCCGAACGCACAGTTGACCGACTACAATAACTACAGCCCCTTCTGGGTCGTGGGGCCGACGCTTGATCATATCAAGTACCTGTTCTTTGAAACGTCCTATCCGGGTTGGCTCTGGAACACGATATTGGTGGCGGTAGGATCGACCGCTTTATCACTGCTGGCGTCGATTTTGGGCGCCTACGCAATCGAGCGGGTGCGTTTTACGGGCTCTCGTTCGATCGGATTGCTGATTTTCTTAGCCTACCTCGTTCCACCTTCGATCCTGTTCATTCCCTTGGCCTTTATCGTCTTCAAGCTTGGAATTTACGACTCCAGACTTGCGCTCATCTTCACCTATCCAACTTTCCTCATCCCATTCTGCACATGGCTGCTGATGGGCTATTTCAGGTCGATACCCTTCGAGCTGGAAGAAAGCGCGCTGGTCGACGGCGCCAGTCGCTGGCAGATTCTTGTCAAGATTATTCTGCCGCTGGCGGTG includes these proteins:
- a CDS encoding ABC transporter substrate-binding protein; amino-acid sequence: MPFKRRDFLAASAAAAGIAGLSPLGIRPSFAQAEPGYTPEKGASLRLLRWTPFVKGDEDAWLANTKKFTEATGVEVRIDKESWEDIRPKAAVAANVGSGPDMVMCWFDDAHQYPDKLVDLTELATYLGNKYGGWYDGVRGYATRGDKFIAMPLTAIGNAVVYRDSHVKAAGFGEFPKDTAGFLELCKAMKAKGTPAGFPHGKAVGDGNNYAHWLLWSHGGKMVDESGKVTINSPETLAAIHYAQALYATFIPGTESWQDINNNRAFLAGQVSLIANGVSVYYAAKKDPKLAEIAADIRTTNFPIGPVGKSVELHQTSSLLLFSHTKYPEAAKAYIKFMMEGDQMNAWIQGSSAYCCQPLKAFANNPVWTADPVHAPYARASETLRPNGYAGPLGYASAGVMADYVLVDMFAAAVTGQMTPEDAMKEAERRANRYYKV
- a CDS encoding carbohydrate ABC transporter permease, with the protein product MSTVTSGDTTRSPIRSLMQNNNMLGFLFMLPAAIFLVCFLTYPLGLGVWLGFTDTRIGRAGSFIGLENYQFLADDSVFWLSVFNTLLYTFIASTLKFVLGLWLALLLNQHLPFKSFFRAIVLLPWVVPTVLSGLAFWWIYDSQFSIISWSLMKIGLIHGPINFLGDPTNARISVIIANVWRGIPFVAISLLAGLQTIPASLQEAASLDGATSWQRFRYVTLPMLTPIIAVVMTFSVLFTFTDFQLIYVLTKGGPVNATHLMATLSFQRGIPGGQLGEGAAIAVAMIPFLLGAIMFSFFGLQRRKWQQGGQD
- a CDS encoding carbohydrate ABC transporter permease yields the protein MIIKTETANPVLTDDIQGMGYLNRLPRRIVMLYLPMAVFVFVLLFPFYWMAITAIKPNAQLTDYNNYSPFWVVGPTLDHIKYLFFETSYPGWLWNTILVAVGSTALSLLASILGAYAIERVRFTGSRSIGLLIFLAYLVPPSILFIPLAFIVFKLGIYDSRLALIFTYPTFLIPFCTWLLMGYFRSIPFELEESALVDGASRWQILVKIILPLAVPGLISAGIFAFTLSWNEFIYALTFIQSSENKTIPVGVLTELVRGDVFEWGSLMAGALFGSLPVVILYSFFVDYYVSSMTGAVKE